In Aristaeella hokkaidonensis, the following are encoded in one genomic region:
- a CDS encoding carbohydrate kinase family protein: protein MKYDLICIGMALVDSIIRGFNPEPVSASGYVAESGSLNAGGEAVNEAIAAAKLGLKTGILCALGNDPAGEIVLDELRKNGVDTELIVRTNATPVTTMFVRADGSRKSITNQAHRFNFHPEKEPELFTDARALILGSLFRAPFDDPSIIYTVVSRAKEAGQLVLADTKLPNFRVLGLEDIRDSLKLIDIITPNEDEARHFTGKDEPEEMADVLLGYGVKHVIIKLGSKGCLLKNSTGTLRLPACNVQAVDATGAGDNFAAGFMSEILRGAAVEDALKFANACGAICTTATGAGTALKNREQVLLLMKNEE, encoded by the coding sequence ATGAAATACGATCTGATCTGCATCGGAATGGCGCTGGTGGATTCCATTATCCGGGGCTTTAATCCGGAACCTGTATCCGCATCCGGCTATGTGGCGGAATCGGGAAGCCTGAATGCCGGCGGCGAGGCGGTGAATGAAGCGATTGCCGCAGCAAAACTGGGACTGAAGACGGGGATTCTTTGCGCCCTGGGCAACGATCCGGCAGGAGAGATCGTACTGGATGAGCTGCGGAAGAACGGCGTGGACACTGAACTGATTGTGCGAACGAATGCCACTCCGGTGACTACCATGTTTGTACGGGCTGACGGCAGCCGAAAATCCATCACCAACCAGGCACATCGGTTCAATTTCCATCCGGAAAAGGAACCGGAGTTGTTTACAGACGCCAGGGCGCTGATCCTGGGATCCCTGTTCCGGGCACCTTTTGACGATCCGTCCATCATTTACACGGTGGTGAGCAGGGCAAAGGAAGCGGGACAGCTGGTGCTGGCAGATACAAAGCTGCCGAACTTCCGGGTTCTCGGACTGGAGGATATCCGGGACTCCCTGAAGCTGATCGATATCATCACTCCCAATGAAGATGAAGCACGACACTTTACGGGGAAGGATGAGCCGGAGGAGATGGCGGACGTCCTGTTGGGGTACGGTGTAAAGCATGTGATCATCAAGCTGGGCAGCAAAGGCTGCCTGCTGAAGAACAGCACAGGGACGCTGCGACTGCCGGCATGCAATGTGCAGGCAGTGGATGCTACCGGCGCGGGAGACAACTTTGCGGCGGGATTTATGTCGGAGATCCTCCGGGGAGCAGCTGTTGAGGATGCACTGAAATTTGCCAACGCCTGCGGTGCAATCTGTACCACAGCGACAGGCGCAGGGACAGCGCTGAAGAACAGGGAACAGGTTCTGCTTTTAATGAAAAATGAAGAATGA
- a CDS encoding NAD-dependent protein deacylase — MDSEGIRAFQEIIDRSRRIVFFGGAGVSTASGIPDFRSANGLYTEEEDGLSPEMILSKSFFYLQPEKFFDYYRKHMLYPDAKPNAAHRKLYELELMDKLRGIVTQNVDGLHRATGNIRVYEIHGSVHENECMDCGAYYPMETILKAEGIPRCRDCGGVIKPSVVLYGESLPKYVCIGAIREITNADTLIVAGTSLAVEPAASFLDHFRGKNLVVINREPIPAEEQATLVLHGDVAEIMGQLRCP, encoded by the coding sequence GTGGATTCCGAGGGAATAAGGGCTTTTCAGGAAATCATCGACCGGTCACGCCGGATTGTGTTTTTCGGCGGGGCTGGGGTATCCACGGCCAGCGGAATTCCGGATTTCCGATCCGCGAATGGACTGTACACGGAGGAAGAGGACGGCCTTTCCCCGGAGATGATCCTGAGCAAATCTTTCTTTTACCTGCAGCCGGAAAAGTTCTTTGATTATTACCGGAAGCATATGCTGTATCCGGACGCAAAGCCCAACGCCGCACACCGGAAGCTGTATGAGCTGGAACTGATGGATAAGCTGCGTGGTATTGTGACGCAGAATGTGGACGGTCTGCACAGGGCGACCGGGAATATCCGGGTATATGAGATTCATGGCAGCGTACACGAAAATGAGTGTATGGACTGCGGGGCATATTATCCCATGGAGACAATCCTGAAAGCGGAGGGCATTCCCCGCTGCAGGGACTGCGGGGGTGTGATCAAGCCCAGTGTGGTGCTGTACGGAGAATCCCTGCCGAAGTATGTATGCATCGGCGCAATCCGGGAGATTACCAACGCGGATACGCTGATTGTGGCGGGAACTTCCCTGGCAGTGGAACCGGCAGCATCCTTCCTTGATCATTTCCGGGGAAAGAACCTGGTGGTGATCAACCGGGAGCCGATTCCGGCGGAGGAGCAGGCAACGCTTGTGCTGCATGGGGACGTGGCGGAGATCATGGGACAGCTGCGGTGCCCCTGA
- a CDS encoding arsenate reductase family protein gives MLKVYCYSRCTTCQKALKWLDSHGIKYTLTDIKTDHPDEKALREYYAMSGLPLKRFFNTSGIPYRELGLSAKLPSMSEDEQLALLATDGMLVKRPLLVGDGFVLTGFKEEEWKAALLQK, from the coding sequence ATGCTCAAAGTCTATTGCTACAGCCGGTGCACCACTTGCCAGAAAGCCCTGAAATGGCTGGACAGTCACGGAATCAAATACACCCTGACTGACATCAAAACAGATCACCCGGATGAAAAGGCTCTCCGCGAATACTATGCCATGAGCGGTCTTCCGCTGAAGCGTTTCTTCAACACCAGCGGTATTCCATACCGGGAGCTGGGGCTTTCCGCCAAACTGCCCTCCATGTCAGAAGATGAGCAGCTGGCTCTTCTGGCCACGGACGGAATGCTGGTCAAGCGTCCGCTTCTTGTCGGTGACGGTTTTGTTCTTACCGGTTTCAAAGAAGAGGAATGGAAAGCAGCCCTGCTGCAAAAGTAA
- a CDS encoding glycoside hydrolase family 9 protein, with product MNEINNAFRINQTGYAEGLPVYAAVLAKDSVTLKDDNGKTVPMEETAAPKPDEASGDEVALVNLGKLKAGTYTLESVEGKRTLTVSEKPWKAVTNALIKGLYYQRCGCELKPEHAGIYTHPACHTAPATDWEDRSVLRRVTGGWHDAGDYGKYVGPGAVTVGHMLYTWKLFPEGCSDELNIPETGNGMPDILNEARYELEWMLQMQRNDGAFHHKLTKARFAPFIMPQDDKEPEYLMPVSHCATAAACACLALSYRVYKAFDEAFANRMLLSARRAWEWLMKHADDYVPFRNPEGVFTGWYGERTDKDDRFWAACEMYAATGEREFRAEAERLYADGQQLTAFGWADVGGMGALCCLFDLGEKAGEILYDRLKADFLRQSEEALKLSHGSGYGTALAADQYVWGSILPIMSNAMAMIMNALITGRQEMRNAALKQWNYALGMNALDICFVTGFGERRVMHPHHRPSDADGIEEPVPGLISGGPNNRMTFPMTKEKMGNTPPAKYFVEETFSADTNEIAIYWNSPAIFVGAYFCR from the coding sequence ATGAATGAGATAAACAATGCTTTTCGGATAAACCAGACGGGATATGCAGAGGGACTGCCGGTATACGCGGCGGTACTGGCAAAAGATTCCGTGACGCTAAAGGATGACAATGGGAAGACTGTGCCCATGGAAGAGACCGCCGCACCGAAACCGGATGAGGCATCCGGAGACGAAGTGGCACTGGTGAACCTGGGAAAGCTGAAGGCCGGAACCTACACGTTGGAAAGCGTTGAGGGAAAACGAACCCTGACGGTGAGCGAAAAACCCTGGAAAGCCGTGACAAATGCCCTGATCAAAGGCTTGTATTATCAGCGCTGCGGATGCGAACTGAAGCCGGAGCACGCTGGAATCTACACCCATCCGGCCTGCCATACGGCACCGGCAACGGACTGGGAAGACCGAAGCGTCCTGCGCAGGGTGACCGGCGGCTGGCATGACGCGGGAGACTATGGGAAGTATGTGGGCCCCGGCGCGGTGACGGTGGGGCACATGCTGTACACCTGGAAACTGTTCCCGGAAGGCTGCAGCGATGAACTGAATATTCCGGAAACCGGAAACGGGATGCCGGATATCCTGAACGAAGCCCGGTATGAACTGGAGTGGATGCTGCAGATGCAGCGGAACGACGGAGCTTTTCATCACAAGCTGACAAAGGCCCGGTTTGCGCCGTTTATCATGCCGCAGGATGACAAGGAACCGGAATACCTGATGCCTGTGAGCCACTGTGCGACAGCGGCTGCCTGTGCCTGCCTGGCACTGTCATACAGGGTCTACAAGGCGTTTGACGAAGCCTTTGCCAACCGGATGCTGCTTTCCGCCCGGCGAGCCTGGGAATGGCTGATGAAGCATGCCGATGATTATGTGCCTTTCCGGAATCCGGAGGGGGTCTTCACCGGCTGGTATGGAGAACGGACGGATAAGGACGACCGGTTCTGGGCTGCCTGTGAGATGTATGCCGCGACCGGTGAAAGGGAATTCCGGGCAGAGGCGGAAAGACTGTATGCCGATGGACAGCAGCTGACAGCCTTTGGCTGGGCTGACGTAGGCGGCATGGGTGCCCTGTGCTGTCTGTTTGACCTGGGAGAAAAGGCAGGAGAAATACTGTATGACCGGCTGAAGGCAGATTTCCTCCGGCAGAGCGAGGAGGCACTGAAGCTGTCGCATGGATCCGGCTATGGTACGGCGCTGGCGGCGGATCAATATGTGTGGGGAAGCATTCTGCCAATTATGAGCAACGCTATGGCGATGATTATGAATGCGCTGATTACGGGGCGGCAGGAAATGCGGAATGCGGCGCTGAAGCAATGGAATTACGCGCTGGGAATGAACGCACTGGATATCTGTTTTGTAACCGGATTCGGAGAAAGACGGGTGATGCATCCCCATCACCGGCCTTCCGATGCGGACGGGATTGAGGAACCGGTGCCCGGACTGATTTCCGGCGGACCAAACAACCGGATGACTTTCCCGATGACAAAGGAGAAAATGGGAAACACACCGCCGGCGAAGTACTTTGTGGAGGAGACATTCTCCGCCGACACCAACGAGATCGCAATCTACTGGAACTCACCGGCAATATTTGTGGGAGCGTATTTTTGCCGCTAA
- a CDS encoding LPXTG cell wall anchor domain-containing protein: protein MTDNAWIILGMMILLMIAAWVLLRKKRCTEQYDERQLRIRARGYQIGFFTALILMFILALLFETEFLTVITPGLAALTALMISVTAFAVYCINHDAFLAIRGDGKSQIVLYSIIVLVEIVNVIRHIIIGEVMVDGKVDFTFGSAVAVGLCFLVMLITLILKTRKDKKEVEE, encoded by the coding sequence ATGACTGACAATGCATGGATCATTCTTGGAATGATGATACTGCTCATGATCGCTGCCTGGGTCTTGCTCCGGAAAAAGCGCTGCACAGAGCAGTACGATGAGCGGCAGCTGCGGATCCGCGCCCGGGGATATCAGATCGGTTTCTTCACAGCCCTGATTCTGATGTTTATCCTCGCCCTGCTGTTTGAAACAGAATTTCTCACGGTGATCACACCCGGTCTCGCGGCGCTCACCGCCCTGATGATCAGTGTCACCGCCTTCGCGGTCTACTGTATCAACCATGACGCCTTCCTGGCGATCCGCGGAGACGGAAAAAGCCAGATTGTCCTCTATTCCATCATCGTACTTGTGGAAATTGTCAATGTGATCCGTCATATCATCATCGGTGAAGTTATGGTGGACGGCAAAGTGGACTTCACCTTTGGTTCAGCTGTGGCGGTAGGGCTCTGTTTCCTGGTCATGCTGATCACCCTGATCCTGAAGACCAGGAAGGACAAAAAAGAAGTAGAAGAATAA
- a CDS encoding PspC domain-containing protein encodes MGTVMSLAAGLAIGYFIYQTIVSNKNGNRGKITGRLHKSTKDKKVAGVCGGIAEYLKVDSTIVRLIFMLMFFGWGTGLLAYIVSALIFPTGDDTEEDEEEEETTETEEEYYPQNENHRTF; translated from the coding sequence ATGGGTACAGTTATGTCACTGGCAGCAGGTCTTGCGATCGGCTATTTTATTTATCAGACGATCGTCAGCAATAAAAACGGAAACCGCGGTAAGATCACAGGCCGTCTTCATAAGAGCACGAAAGACAAGAAAGTCGCCGGCGTCTGCGGCGGTATCGCGGAATACCTGAAGGTGGATTCCACAATTGTCCGGCTGATATTTATGCTCATGTTCTTTGGCTGGGGTACCGGATTGCTGGCTTACATTGTCAGCGCCCTTATCTTCCCCACCGGTGATGACACGGAAGAAGACGAGGAAGAGGAAGAAACCACTGAAACCGAAGAAGAATACTATCCGCAGAACGAAAACCACAGGACGTTCTGA
- a CDS encoding helix-turn-helix transcriptional regulator, translated as MKNLKLKAARAGKDLSQDQLAQLCNVSRQTINAIEKGDYNPTINLCIAICKALDKTLDDLFWEG; from the coding sequence ATGAAAAACCTGAAGCTGAAAGCCGCCCGTGCAGGCAAAGATCTGTCCCAGGACCAGCTTGCGCAGCTGTGCAACGTGTCCCGTCAGACGATCAATGCCATTGAGAAAGGCGATTATAATCCCACCATCAACCTGTGCATCGCCATCTGCAAAGCCCTGGACAAAACCCTGGACGATCTCTTCTGGGAAGGCTGA